The genomic region CTCATCGCCTTCATCCGCGACGAGATGCCGGAGGCGTTGCCGCGCGACCGCGCCATCCTGATCCCGTCGGGAGACGGAGACGGCGATTTCGCGCGGCGTCACGCACCGCCGGAAGAGATGCGGGCGAGCGCCACCAATTGAACAGCGCTGACCTTCTTGCCGGGCGAGGCAACCGCATACGACCGATGGCGGCGGCCTGAGCGCACGCCTCGTCTTTCGAGACGTCGCTTACGCGCCTGCGCCGTCCTGGCATCACCACGTTCTTGTTGACGAGACCTGATCTTTTGTACGATAGTACAAATCGATGGTACGCAAGTCCACCAGCAAGGAAGCGGCCCGCAAGCCGAACATGCGTGAGGCGATCCTCGCCGCCGCGGAGGAGCTGTTCGCCACCAACGGCTTCAATGCCGTGTCGGTGCGCGACATCGCGCACGCGGCCGGAGCGAATCCGGGCAGCGTGACCTATCATTTCAAGACCAAGGACGGTTTGCTGCTGGAGATCTACCGGCGCCATTGCGGACCGATGAACCTGCGCCGTTCCGAGTTGCTCGCGGCCGCAAAGCGCGTGCGCGATCTCCAGGACCGGCTGGAGGCGATCGTTCGCGCCTATGTGGTGCCGGCCTTCACCTCGGGCAGTGATCTCGCCGGTGGCGGGGCGCGTTTCACGCGGCTGCGCGCGGTGATGTCGGCGGAAGGCAACGAGGTCGCGCGAAAGATCATCGCGCAGACCTTCGACGACACCAGCCACGCCTTCATCGACGCGGTCCACGAGAGCCTGCCGCACATTCCGCGCACGGACATCGTCTGGCGCAGCCATTTCCTGCTCGGCGCACTCTATTATTCGCTGGTGACGCCGGAACGCGTGTCGCGCTTGTCGCGCGGCGAGGCCGACGGCAGCGATGCCGCGGGCGCCATCGAGCAATTGGTGCAGGCCACCGTCGCCGCCTTCCAGGCGCCGGCGCTGGACCAGGCCGCGCCGGCGCGGCGGCGGCCGGTCGTCGGCAGCAAGACGTGAAGCAAGCGGTCTCGCTTCGGCGGTTCACCTCATGACGATGATGTACACGCCGACCATTCCACCGCCCGATCCGAACACGCGCACGCCGAAGTTCAGGCTGCCGAAGCTGTCGTGTGACGCGCATTGCCACATCTTCGGGCCCGGCGCGAAATATCCTTACGCGCCGGAGCGTTCCTACGCGCCGCCGGATGCGCCGTTGCAGGATTTTCGCGCGCTGCATGCCAAGCTCGGCGTGGAGCGCGCCGTCATCGTCAATGCCAGCGTGCACGGCACCGACAACAGAGTGGCGCTCGATGCGATCGCTGAGAGCAATGGCGCCTACCGTGCTGTCGCCAACATCGACGATACCATCACCGAGCGCGACCTGCGCGTGCTGCACGAGGGCGGTTTTCGCGGCTGCCGCTTCAATTTCGTCCGCCATCTCGGCGGCGTTCCCGACAAGCGCGTATTCGACCGCATCGTCGCAATGGTCACGCCGCTCGGCTGGCACGTCGATCTGCATTTCGATGCGATCGATCTGCCCGAAAATGCCGACATGCTGACGAGGCTGCCGCTGACTTACACCATCGACCATATGGGCCGGGTGAAGGCGGCGGACGGGCTCGACCAGGTGCCGTTCAAGATCCTGATCGAGCTGATGCAGCGCGACGAGAAGTGCTG from Bradyrhizobium sp. CB1015 harbors:
- a CDS encoding TetR/AcrR family transcriptional regulator codes for the protein MVRKSTSKEAARKPNMREAILAAAEELFATNGFNAVSVRDIAHAAGANPGSVTYHFKTKDGLLLEIYRRHCGPMNLRRSELLAAAKRVRDLQDRLEAIVRAYVVPAFTSGSDLAGGGARFTRLRAVMSAEGNEVARKIIAQTFDDTSHAFIDAVHESLPHIPRTDIVWRSHFLLGALYYSLVTPERVSRLSRGEADGSDAAGAIEQLVQATVAAFQAPALDQAAPARRRPVVGSKT
- a CDS encoding amidohydrolase; the protein is MTMMYTPTIPPPDPNTRTPKFRLPKLSCDAHCHIFGPGAKYPYAPERSYAPPDAPLQDFRALHAKLGVERAVIVNASVHGTDNRVALDAIAESNGAYRAVANIDDTITERDLRVLHEGGFRGCRFNFVRHLGGVPDKRVFDRIVAMVTPLGWHVDLHFDAIDLPENADMLTRLPLTYTIDHMGRVKAADGLDQVPFKILIELMQRDEKCWVKICGSERVSSAGPPFTDAVPFARKIVETAPDRVIWGTDWPHPNVKVMPNDGDLVDLIPLFAPEPELQTKILVDNPARLFEFEA